The following proteins come from a genomic window of Microbacterium lemovicicum:
- a CDS encoding Asp23/Gls24 family envelope stress response protein → MAEDQKPTTTATPAASVSETVAPKSAATPAPRVDRSSFSSSRVPADENAAGKTTIADGVVAKIAGIAAREVAGVYALGGGGARAFGAIRDAINATDLSQGVKVEVGETQVAADLTIVVEYPAPIQEVAGNVRAAVAGAISRLVGLEVVEVNVEVNDVHIPGADNDDENTESRVA, encoded by the coding sequence ATGGCCGAGGACCAGAAGCCCACCACCACCGCTACGCCCGCCGCGTCGGTCTCCGAGACCGTCGCCCCCAAGTCCGCTGCGACGCCGGCCCCCCGTGTGGACCGTTCGTCGTTCTCCTCGTCCCGCGTGCCTGCGGACGAGAACGCCGCCGGGAAGACCACCATCGCCGATGGCGTGGTCGCGAAGATCGCCGGCATCGCCGCGCGTGAGGTCGCCGGTGTGTACGCCCTGGGCGGCGGCGGAGCCCGCGCCTTCGGCGCCATCCGCGACGCCATCAACGCCACCGACCTGTCGCAGGGCGTCAAGGTCGAGGTCGGCGAGACGCAGGTCGCCGCCGACCTGACCATCGTCGTCGAGTACCCGGCCCCCATCCAGGAGGTCGCCGGCAACGTGCGCGCCGCTGTCGCGGGTGCCATCAGCCGTCTGGTCGGACTCGAGGTCGTCGAGGTCAACGTCGAGGTCAACGATGTGCACATCCCCGGCGCCGACAACGACGACGAGAACACGGAGTCGCGAGTCGCATGA
- a CDS encoding DUF3237 domain-containing protein yields the protein MTVRPPAPGLEWAFSVDAELGPLQDHGMTRVGHRRIIPIAGGTVTGAFTGVLLPGGADWQTVRADGSIEIDGRYSACADDGALLYVTARGVRSGDPGVLQSLLDGADVDPSAYYFRTALTLECATDRSLEDAVFVASCVREADRVRYDAYRVS from the coding sequence GTGACCGTGAGACCGCCCGCACCCGGCCTCGAGTGGGCCTTCTCCGTCGACGCCGAATTGGGCCCGCTCCAAGACCACGGGATGACGCGGGTGGGCCATCGCCGGATCATCCCGATCGCCGGCGGAACGGTGACCGGCGCCTTCACGGGCGTCCTGCTCCCCGGGGGCGCCGACTGGCAGACCGTGCGTGCGGACGGCTCCATCGAGATCGACGGCCGCTACAGCGCATGTGCCGACGACGGCGCCCTGCTCTACGTCACCGCCCGCGGGGTGCGCAGCGGCGATCCCGGTGTCCTGCAGTCGCTGCTGGACGGCGCCGACGTCGATCCGTCGGCGTACTACTTCCGCACGGCGCTCACGCTGGAGTGCGCCACGGATCGGTCTCTCGAGGACGCCGTCTTCGTGGCATCCTGCGTCCGCGAGGCGGACCGCGTCCGCTACGACGCCTACCGCGTCAGCTGA
- a CDS encoding LLM class F420-dependent oxidoreductase, with protein MEFGIHIADFTWSSGPERLGPALAAHVRNAEAAGIQRITVMDHFWQLPGIGPADHEMLEAYATLGFIAAHTEKALLHTLVTGVIYREPALLAKAVTTLNVLSGGRVGLGLGAAWNEEESAGLGFTFPPVAERFRQLEETVQICLQMWSPSEEPYAGEVFQLGRTLNSPQAITRPHPYLMIGGSGEKKTLRMVAQYADACNLAVMDGQVPTRKLEVLRGHCESVGRDYDDIEKTAMIPINPESTPEALASVVRDLAGAGFAANYVFAVGMPEPERVVDVIAETARLVS; from the coding sequence ATGGAATTCGGCATCCACATCGCGGACTTCACCTGGAGCAGCGGTCCCGAGAGGCTCGGCCCCGCACTCGCCGCGCACGTCCGCAACGCGGAGGCCGCCGGCATCCAGCGCATCACCGTCATGGACCACTTCTGGCAGCTGCCGGGCATCGGACCCGCCGATCACGAGATGCTCGAGGCCTACGCCACACTCGGCTTCATCGCCGCGCACACCGAGAAGGCCCTGCTGCACACCCTCGTCACGGGGGTCATCTACCGCGAGCCGGCGCTGCTGGCCAAAGCCGTCACGACGTTGAACGTGCTGTCGGGCGGCCGCGTCGGTCTCGGTCTCGGCGCCGCCTGGAACGAGGAGGAGTCGGCGGGTCTCGGGTTCACCTTCCCGCCCGTCGCCGAGCGCTTCCGCCAGCTGGAGGAGACCGTGCAGATCTGCCTGCAGATGTGGTCGCCGTCGGAGGAGCCCTACGCGGGGGAGGTCTTCCAGCTCGGACGGACGCTCAATTCGCCGCAGGCGATCACGCGGCCGCATCCGTACCTGATGATCGGCGGCTCCGGGGAGAAGAAGACGCTGCGCATGGTCGCGCAGTACGCCGACGCCTGCAACCTCGCTGTCATGGACGGGCAGGTGCCCACCCGCAAGCTGGAGGTGCTGCGCGGGCACTGCGAGTCGGTCGGCCGCGACTACGACGACATCGAGAAGACGGCGATGATCCCGATCAACCCGGAGTCCACCCCGGAGGCGCTGGCGTCGGTCGTGCGCGACCTCGCGGGAGCCGGCTTCGCAGCCAACTACGTGTTCGCCGTCGGGATGCCGGAGCCCGAGCGCGTCGTGGACGTGATCGCCGAGACGGCCCGCCTGGTCAGCTGA